A DNA window from Mastomys coucha isolate ucsf_1 unplaced genomic scaffold, UCSF_Mcou_1 pScaffold21, whole genome shotgun sequence contains the following coding sequences:
- the Nanos2 gene encoding nanos homolog 2, with the protein MDLPPFDMWRDYFNLSQVVLDIIRRRKQRLEGEVAEEPNYRPQETSKQGPEDYPGSLATICNFCKHNGESRHVYSSHQLKTPEGVVMCPILRHYVCPLCRATGDQAHTLKYCPLNSSQQSLYRRSGRNSAGRKVKR; encoded by the coding sequence ATGGACCTACCGCCCTTTGACATGTGGAGAGACTACTTTAATCTGAGCCAGGTGGTGCTGGATATAATTCGGCGCCGGAAGCAAAGACTGGAGGGTGAGGTAGCTGAGGAGCCCAACTACAGGCCCCAGGAGACGAGTAAGCAGGGCCCAGAAGACTACCCTGGAAGTCTGGCTACCATATGCAACTTCTGCAAGCACAATGGAGAGTCTCGTCACGTCTATTCCTCACACCAGCTGAAGACGCCTGAAGGGGTGGTAATGTGTCCCATCTTGAGGCATTACGTGTGTCCTCTATGCAGAGCCACCGGCGACCAGGCTCATACACTCAAGTATTGTCCACTCAACAGCAGCCAGCAGTCTCTCTACCGTCGCAGTGGGCGAAACTCAGCTGGTCGCAAAGTCAAGCGATAA
- the Mypop gene encoding myb-related transcription factor, partner of profilin yields the protein MASATAAAAPGEAEETTRLRKPRFSFEENQILIREVRAHYPQLYGAQSRRVSVAERRRVWDSIATKINGITSWKRTGQEVQKRWNDFKRRTKEKLARVPHSTQGAGPAAEDAFSAEEETIFAILGPGVAGPGTGAGAEESPAAASSQPQASTASTQRYVLSEDRRQDRRADTSAQSKGGSSSPESWARPSCNPQENKERESASPAAMQPVQLPRLALSPPLPAPPPPPTALAQVAPSSPCPTPPRPTSAPEQSLDFLRAQQETANAIRELAGTLRQGLAKLSEALSALLPLLPGTPADPLPPPPPPPPPPPPKPVLPPPAPKVELAPEPVSVVAAVVDGAVVAARGVIISPRSEEGVPKPPPPAPPLPLHDSPPHKRRKGFPTRKRRGRWKSP from the exons ATGGCCTCGGCGACCGCGGCGGCGGCGCCGGGCGAAGCGGAGGAGACCACCCGACTCCGCAAGCCGCGCTTCTCCTTCGAAGAGAACCAGATCCTGATCCGGGAGGTGCGCGCCCACTACCCTCAGCTCTACGGCGCGCAGAGCCGTCGGGTGAGCGTGGCCGAGCGGCGGCGAGTGTGGGACAGCATCGCCACCAAGATCAACGGCATCACCAGCTGGAAGCGCACGGGCCAGGAGGTTCAGAAACGTTGGAACGACTTCAAGCGCCGCACCAAGGAGAAGCTGGCCCGCGTGCCGCATTCCACGCAGGGCGCGGGGCCCGCCGCCGAGGACGCCTTCTCCGCGGAGGAGGAGACTATTTTCGCCATCCTGGGGCCGGGTGTGGCGGGGCCGGGGACTGGCGCTGGGGCTGAGGAGTCCCCGGCAGCCGCCTCCTCACAGCCGCAGGCTTCAACCGCTAGTACACAACGGTATGTGTTGTCAGAGGACCGCAGGCAGGATCGACGGGCAG ACACATCAGCCCAGAGCAAGGGAGGTTCCAGTAGCCCGGAGTCCTGGGCCCGGCCCTCTTGCAATCCCCAGGAAAACAAGGAGCGTGAGTCCGCGTCCCCTGCAGCCATGCAGCCTGTCCAGCTGCCCCGCCTGGCCTTGTCTCCACCGCTCCCTGCCCCTCCACCGCCACCCACGGCGCTGGCCCAAGTGGCACCCTCCTCTCCTTGCCCAACTCCTCCTCGGCCCACCTCAGCTCCAGAACAGTCCCTGGACTTCCTGCGGGCCCAGCAGGAGACTGCCAATGCTATCAGGGAGCTGGCCGGCACCCTTCGGCAGGGACTGGCCAAACTGAGCGAGGCCCTCAGTGCCCTGTTACCCCTTTTGCCGGGAACCCCAGCTGACCCGctgcccccgccccctcccccacctccgcCCCCACCTCCCAAGCCAGTCCTGCCACCACCTGCCCCCAAGGTGGAGCTCGCCCCAGAGCCTGTGTCTGTGGTAGCTGCCGTTGTGGATGGGGCAGTAGTGGCAGCTAGGGGAGTGATCATCTCCCCTAGGAGCGAGGAAGGGGTGCCCAAaccaccacccccagccccaccactTCCCCTCCACGACTCGCCCCCACACAAAAGGAGGAAAGGTTTCCCTACACGAAAGAGGCGGGGCCGCTGGAAGTCTCCGTGA
- the Irf2bp1 gene encoding interferon regulatory factor 2-binding protein 1, translating to MASVQASRRQWCYLCDLPKMPWAMVWDFSEAVCRGCVNFEGADRIELLIDAARQLKRSHVLPEGRSPGPPALKHPTSKDLASTGSQGSQLPPPQAQAQPSGTGGSVSGPDRYDRATSSSRLALPSPALEYTLGSRLANGLGREEAVAEGARRALLGSIPSLMPPGLLAAAVSGLGGRALTLAPGLSPARPLFGSDFEKEKQQRNADCLAELNEAMRGRAEEWHGRPKAVREQLLALSACAPFNVRFKKDHGLVGRVFAFDATARPPGYEFELKLFTEYPCGSGNVYAGVLAVARQMFHDALREPGKALASSGFKYLEYERRHGSGEWRQLGELLTDGVRSFREPAPAEALPQQYPEPAPAALCGPPPRAPSRNLAPTPRRRKASPEPEGETAGKMTTEEQQQRHWVAPGGPYSAETPGVPSPIAALKNVAEALGHSPKDPGGGGGSVRAGGASPAASSTTQPPTQHRLVARNGEAEVSPTAGAEAVSGGGSGTGATPGAPLCCTLCRERLEDTHFVQCPSVPGHKFCFPCSREFIKAQGPAGEVYCPSGDKCPLVGSSVPWAFMQGEIATILAGDIKVKKERDP from the coding sequence ATGGCGTCCGTGCAAGCGTCCCGCCGCCAGTGGTGCTACCTGTGCGACCTGCCCAAGATGCCGTGGGCCATGGTGTGGGACTTCAGCGAGGCTGTGTGCCGCGGGTGCGTGAATTTCGAGGGCGCGGACCGCATCGAGCTGCTCATCGACGCCGCCCGCCAGCTCAAGCGCAGCCACGTGCTCCCCGAGGGCCGCTCGCCCGGACCCCCGGCCCTCAAGCACCCGACCTCCAAGGACCTAGCCTCCACGGGCTCCCAGGGCTCCCAGTTGCCACCCCCGCAGGCCCAGGCGCAGCCATCGGGGACCGGAGGTAGCGTCTCAGGCCCGGACCGCTATGACAGGGCTACTTCATCCAGCCGCCTGGCGCTGCCTTCACCGGCTTTGGAGTACACCCTGGGGTCCCGCTTGGCTAACGGGCTGGGCCGCGAGGAGGCCGTGGCGGAAGGGGCACGCAGGGCTTTGCTTGGCTCCATCCCCAGCTTGATGCCCCCCGGGCTGCTGGCAGCTGCAGTGTCTGGCCTCGGAGGCCGAGCTCTGACGCTGGCACCTGGCTTGAGCCCCGCTCGGCCACTTTTCGGCTCCGATTTcgagaaggagaagcagcagaggaATGCGGACTGTTTGGCAGAACTGAACGAGGCCATGAGGGGCCGGGCAGAGGAGTGGCATGGGCGTCCCAAGGCTGTGAGGGAACAGCTACTGGCGCTGTCCGCCTGTGCCCCTTTCAATGTCCGATTCAAGAAGGACCACGGGCTGGTGGGACGGGTGTTCGCCTTTGATGCCACCGCCCGCCCTCCTGGCTATGAGTTCGAGCTGAAGCTCTTCACCGAATACCCCTGTGGTTCTGGCAATGTGTACGCGGGGGTCCTTGCAGTGGCTCGGCAGATGTTTCATGATGCTCTTCGAGAGCCGGGGAAGGCCCTGGCCTCATCGGGCTTCAAGTACCTCGAGTATGAACGCCGCCACGGCTCAGGGGAATGGCGCCAGTTAGGAGAGCTGCTTACGGATGGGGTCCGAAGCTTCCGAGAGCCAGCTCCTGCGGAGGCCCTGCCCCAGCAGTACCCAGAACCAGCCCCTGCTGCTCTGTGTGGCCCACCTCCGAGAGCCCCATCCCGGAACCTGGCGCCCACCCCACGCCGTCGCAAAGCATCCCCTGAGCCCGAGGGTGAGACAGCTGGGAAGATGACCACGGAGGAGCAGCAACAGCGGCACTGGGTGGCACCAGGCGGTCCATACTCCGCAGAGACCCCTGGTGTGCCCTCACCTATTGCTGCCCTCAAGAATGTAGCTGAGGCTCTGGGCCACTCACCCAAGGACCCTGGTGGGGGTGGAGGCTCTGTCCGCGCAGGGGGTGCTAGCCCCGCAGCTTCCTCCACGACCCAACCACCAACCCAGCATCGTCTCGTGGCCCGCAATGGAGAGGCAGAAGTCAGTCCCACGGCTGGGGCTGAAGCTGTCAGTGGGGGTGGTAGCGGCACAGGGGCGACCCCTGGAGCCCCCTTGTGCTGTACCCTGTgcagagaaaggctggaagataCCCACTTCGTGCAGTGTCCCTCGGTACCCGGACACAAGTTCTGCTTCCCTTGCTCCCGAGAGTTCATCAAGGCCCAGggcccagcaggagaggtgtacTGCCCCAGTGGAGACAAGTGTCCACTGGTGGGTTCCTCTGTCCCCTGGGCCTTCATGCAGGGTGAGATCGCTACTATTCTTGCTGGTGACATCAAGGTCAAGAAAGAAAGGGACCCCTAG
- the Foxa3 gene encoding hepatocyte nuclear factor 3-gamma: protein MLGSVKMEAHDLTEWSYYPEAGEVYSPVNPVPTMAPLNSYMTLNPLNSPYPPGGLQASPLPTGPLAPPAPTAPLGPTFPSLGAGGSTGTGGSASGYGAPGPGLVHGKEMAKGYRRPLAHAKPPYSYISLITMAIQQAPGKMLTLSEIYQWIMDLFPYYRENQQRWQNSIRHSLSFNDCFVKVARSPDKPGKGSYWALHPSSGNMFENGCYLRRQKRFKLEEKAKKGNIATSASRNGTAGSATSATTTAATAVTSPAQPQPTPPSEAEAQNGEDVGGLDCASPASSTSYFTGLELPGELKLDAPYNFNHPFSINNLMSEQTSAPSKLDVGFGGYGAESGEPGVYYQSLYSRSLLNAS, encoded by the exons ATGCTGGGCTCGGTGAAGATGGAGGCCCATGACCTGACCGAGTGGAGCTACTATCCGGAGGCGGGCGAG gTGTATTCTCCAGTGAATCCTGTGCCCACCATGGCCCCTCTCAACTCCTACATGACCTTGAACCCACTCAACTCTCCCTACCCTCCTGGAGGGCTTCAGGCCTCCCCACTGCCTACGGGACCCCTggcacccccagcccccaccgcACCCCTGGGGCCCACCTTCCCAAGCTTGGGTGCAGGTGGCAGCACCGGCACCGGAGGCAGTGCTTCTGGGTATGGAGCCCCAGGGCCTGGGCTTGTACATGGAAAGGAGATGGCAAAGGGGTACCGGCGGCCACTGGCCCACGCCAAACCACCATACTCCTACATCTCTCTCATAACCATGGCTATTCAGCAGGCGCCAGGCAAGATGCTGACCCTGAGTGAAATCTACCAATGGATCATGGACCTCTTCCCGTACTACCGGGAGAACCAGCAACGTTGGCAGAACTCCATCCGGCATTCGCTGTCCTTCAATGACTGCTTCGTCAAGGTGGCGCGCTCCCCAGACAAGCCGGGCAAAGGCTCCTACTGGGCTTTGCATCCCAGCTCCGGGAACATGTTTGAGAACGGCTGCTATCTCCGCCGTCAGAAGCGCTTCAAGCTGGAGgagaaggcaaagaaaggaaacatagcCACATCCGCCAGCAGGAATGGTACCGCGGGATCAGCCACCTCTGCCACCACTACAGCTGCCACTGCAGTCACCTCCCCAGCTCAGCCCCAGCCTACACCACCGTCTGAGGCAGAGGCCCAGAATGGGGAAGATGTGGGGGGTCTGGACTGCGCCTCACCGGCTTCATCCACATCTTatttcactggcctggagctcccggGGGAACTGAAGTTGGATGCGCCCTACAACTTCAACCATCCTTTCTCTATCAACAACCTGATGTCAGAACAGACATCTGCACCTTCCAAACTGGATGTGGGGTTTGGGGGCTACGGGGCTGAGAGTGGGGAGCCTGGGGTCTACTACCAGAGCCTCTATTCCCGCTCTCTGCTTAATGCGTCCTAG